In Truepera sp., the sequence CACAAGGGCCGGCCGGTCGGATCGTTCGGCGACGCTGCGGCGTTCTCCTTCTGCCAGGACAAGATCATCACCACTGGCGGCGAGGGGGGCATGGTAGCGCTCGATGACGAGGCGGCGTGGAACGTGGCCTGGTCCTACAAGGACCACGGGAAGAGCTACGACGCCGTCTTTCATAGGGAGCATGCGCCCGGATTCCGCTGGCTGCACGAGAGCTTCGGCACTAACTGGCGGATGACCGAGATCCAGGCAGTGCTCGGGCGACTCCAACTACGCGACCTCCCCGAGACCCTTAGGGTGCGCAACGAGAACGCGAAGATCCTACGCGAAGCGCTAGCGGAACAGCCGGCGCTCCGTATCCCCGCGGTCGAGCCGCCGGACATCCATGCCTATTACAAGTTCTACGTTTACGTGGTGCCTGAGGCTTTGAAGGACGACTGGAGCAGGGACCGGGTACAGGTCGAGTTGAATGCTACCGGCGTGCCCGTGACCTCAGGCAGTTGCAGTGAGATCTACAACGAGGTCGCGTTCACTGCGCTGAACATGAATCCCGCTGAACCCTTACCCTTTGCCAAGGAACTTGGAGAGACATCGCTGATGTTCCAGGTCCACCCCGGGCTTGCGGAAGCCTCGTTGCGGCAGGCGGCAGACGCGGTAAACGACGTGTTGGCGCGAGCCACTCGCTGAGCTATAGCGGTGCGTGTGGGCTATGCTAGTACCTTCATGGATGTCAGCTCCTTAAGTGACGGTGGGTCGATGGCCCCGTGACCGAACAACAGGTTGTAAAGATCTCGTTCAGAGAAGCGTTCCACTTCTTGGTTCGTGGCTTCCTTCCGGCCCTGGCCGTGGCCGTGGCAGCAGGTCTGTTGGCCTACTTCGCGACCCGTGACCCAGTGCCGATCTACCGCTCGACCGCAATCCTCCTTGCAACTCGCCCGGCGACCGGCTACTCGGGCTCGGTCAACATCCTCGAGCCCACCCAGGTCGATCCGGACGTTTACCGCTCGGCAATCGTCCAGGGCGGCCTATTGGAGGCGGCGCTGGCCAACGTGTTCGGTGAGACGCCGTCTATTCAACAGTTGACGGAATGGCGGCGGCGCGTCCGGGTCCGAGTCGACGAGAACCTCATCTCCGGCCTGGTCCGTATCGAGGTTGACGACAAGGACCCGGAAGTTGCCGCCCACGTCGCGAATGCACTGTCGGACTCCCTCCTGGCATGGGATCGGGACAGGGTAACCAGGAACCTACAAGCCACGGCAACGGCCCTGAGTCGTTCGGTCGCGTTGCTAGGGGCGCAGATCGCCACCGCGGAGCAGGCGGGTGACGACGCAACGGCCCAGGTGTTGAAGGCAACGAGGGATCAGCGTCTAGGTCAGTTGAGGGCAGCAGACGCCCTCAACCTCTCGGCCGTCGTGCTGGGGCTCCTCGAACCCTTCAAGTCCGCAGTCGTCGAGCCCGATCCCGTGAACGACAAGGCCCTCTTCATGACGGTGATCGCCTTCGCACTATTCTTCGTCCTCTCCTACGTCGTCATGTTCTTCGCCGGGATCACCGATCCGAGGATCAGGAACACGGATGATCTGACGAAGGCCACGGGCATCGAACCCATGACCACACTCCCCGACGAGAGGCGGGGGCCTGCGTTCCTCGAGGCCCTGGCACGCTTGGCGCTACCGCTGCCGACGACGGCGGCGCTTACCGCCCCCACAAGTGGCACCTCCCCTGCTGCGGGACAGGTAATCGTAGTGACGTCACCCACCACCGTCCGTGAGCGCTCCTTGTTGGCGAGGCATCTGGCCATGGCATACGCGAGGGCGGGATGGCGCGTCTTGCTGGTGGACGCGGATCTGAAAGAAGGTTTCATCTCGGCCTCGCTGTCGGCTGCGCCGCTGACGACGTCGTTGGTCGAGCTCCTGCGAGGCGTCGAAGACGCCGGCCCGGGCTCCATTGCGAACGGCTCGGGCACGCATTTCGATCTGATCCCTGCCGGTACGGTGCCGATCGACGGAGGCGCACTGTTGTTGGGCCGCAGGATCTCGTGGCTCATCGGCCGGTGGCGCTCGAAGTACGACGTGGTGGTCATCGACTCCACGGCGCTAGCGGCGTCTGCAGGGACCCTATCAATGGCCCGCGACGCAGATGCCGTAGTACTGGTGGCCAAAGCGAACAGCACGCGAATCGCGGCAGCGCAGGAAGCGGTCAGAGAACTCAAGCGCGCCGGGTCCAGCTTCATCGGAACCGTCCTGGCCGGAGTGGGCGCCCCGCTGCGAGGCTCGAAGGCGCCGAGACGGGGGGCCATGACTGCCAGCCCCGACATGAAGTCGACGCAAGTGACTCATGCGGCTCGCGCCAAGGTCGTGCAGCGGCCGAGGCGCGGAGCTTAAGTCCTGGTCGTTCACCTTCCGAAACTGGTCCAAGGACAACGTGGGCTAGACAACCTGGGCTAGACAACCTGGGCTAACTGCCGTATGAGGCCAGCTTGTGGAAGAAGCGGCGGTCGATGATCAGCAGGCACAGGGCATACAAGGTGACGCCGATGGCTACCTGAGCGAGAAGGGCGAGCGGACCCCGCCAGCCGCTGATCAGCACGAGGCCGGCTCCCATGGCCGCGGCAGCCAGGAAGATCGGGAAGGCCTCCTTGTCGGGTAGCGGCACCACGAACTCTCTACGGCCGAACCCCCAGGAGAGCAGCATTGCCACGAGTTGAGCCGCCAACGTGGCGTACACCGCCCCCAGAATGCCCACCCTGGGAATCAGCAACACGTTCAAGCCAACGTTGAGCGACGCGGTGATGATCACGATCCAAACCTGAATGATCGTGCTCCCGCTCAGTTGGAAGGACAGGTCGAGGTAGAAGGACTTCAGCCCGGCGACGAGTGCAGCGATGGCGATTCCAGGAATGATGACGGCCGCGGCGGCTCTGAACTCCGCGCCTACCATCACCGCCGCGATGTTCTGTGCAAGGATCGAGAGGCCGATGGCCGCCGGCAACCCGATGACCAACAATAAACGCAGCGTCCAGCGCAACATCTGTTGCGCGGCTGCCGAGCCTTCCTTCTCGAACGCCGACACTATCAGGGGATAGGCCGCCAGGTTGACGATGGTGAGCAGCATGCCGAGCGTGAACTGCGCAAGGTCGTAACCCACGGCGTACTGCCCAGCGGCCGCTTGGTCGATGAAGCCGGCAAGCATGAACCGATCGGAGCTGCTGATCACGAACGCGAGGGCGCCCGTTGCCGCCAAAGGCAGACCGTAGCGCGCGAGCTGCCGAGCGAGTTCAGGGTCGAACCTTTTCCGTGCGGCCGCCAGCCATTCTGTTGCGCCACCAAGGGCTATCAGGGGGAACAGCATCGAAGCTATCAGACCGATAAGTAGCCCGATTGCGCCCATGCCGGCCGCAGCGAGGCCGGCGCCTATCAGGAGACCGATGAGCGCCTTGGAACCGGAATAGAAGCCGTAGCGCATGGGCGAAAGCACGGATCTCTCACGTTCCGTGGTGATCTCGAATGCTCCTTGCACCACGAATATGCCGGCCCCGAGAAGGACGAGCTGCCGCGTGAAATCGTTAGCGATGAACAACCAGGCCGAGGCTATGGTCAGGGCGCTCACGCCTAGAGCGAGCGCCAAGTACATGCGAAACAAAGTCGCTAGGGTGGTCGTGGCGTCGTTGCCGGCCTTGGGCAGGAAGCGAAGTAGAGTCAGGCGCAACCAACGTAGGAGTACAGCGTCAGCAGCGCCAACCGCAGCGATCGTAAGGGTGTAAGCGCCGTACTGATCCGGATTGAGCAACCGAGTGTAGATGGCTATGGCCAAGAAGTTGAGGACCCCTGGCAAGCCCCGCGCCACCAGGTAATGAACGCCGTGACGAAGGAGCATGCCGCACAGCCTACTACTCGGTCCCGCACTGACGTCGCGCCAGCCCGGCCCCACAGCGGATCCTGAGGCTCAGGGTATTCTCTTGGCGTGGACGACGATTCGATGCGGCCGCTACGAGTGGCCCTGCTGCTGCCAAGCCTCACGGGAGGCGGAGCGGAGCGCGTGACTCTCAACCTGATCGAGGGGCTCGTCGAATTGGGCTGCGAAGTAGACCTGGTGCTTTTCACGGCAACCGGGGACTTGGTGGGCGCGGTTCCTGAAGGCGCTAATGTGGTGGATTTGCGGTGTGAGAGGGCGTTGCGTTCTCCGCTGCCCATTGCGCGCTACCTGAGAAAGCGTAGGCCGGCCGTGATGGTAGCGAACATGGGGCACACGAACCTGGTGGCGTTGCTTGCAAGGTCGCTAGCCCGCGTGCCTACGCGACTCGTGTTGACGGAACACTCGACCGTCTCAGCCACCGCGGCCGGCCTCAAAGACCGCGCCTACCGCCTCCTCGCAAAGATGGCCTATCCCTCCGCCGAGTCGATAGTGGCGGTGTCCAAGGGAGTTGCAGAGAGCCTCGTCGCCAACCTTGGGCTTGCCGAAGGCACCATTGACGTGATCTACAACCCCGTCCTCGCGAAACGTTACTGGCAGGCGCTCGAAGTTCCCGCAGAGCATCCGTGGTTTGGAGCGGACCAGCCGCCCGTGGTCTTGGGGGCCGGAAGGCTGGTGGCTCCGAAGGACTTTCCGACCCTCATCAAGGCTTTTGCCCGCGTACGTGAGACGCGCGAGGCGCGCCTCATGATCATAGGCGAGGGCCCGGAACGCTCAGCGCTCGAGTCACTGATTCGCGAACAGGGTCTGGGCGGTTCCGTGTTGCTCCCCGGGTTCGCCAGCAACCCGGTGGCGCTGATGGCCGGCGCCTCGGCCTTCGTACTTTCGTCCGTGCGCGAGGGATTGCCGACCGTGCTAATCGAGGCCCTGGCTTCGGGAGTTCCGGTGGTGTCCACAGACTGCGAGAGCGGGCCGCGCGAGATCCTGCAAGGGGGGCGCCTCGGGCGACTGGTTCCCGTAGGGGACATCGGGGCGCTCGCGACAGCCATCGCGGAAGCCCTGGACAGCGCCCATGAGAAGGTAGACCCCGAGTTCCTGGAAGTCTACACGCCGATCTCTGCCGCAAGACAATACCTTGATGCGGCCGGCTACCATGGGTAGCGTTACGCAACGTCTGGCTTTTCTCAGCGTATTGCTCTTCGTCCTGGTACTGCCGATCGAGAACGTGTTCGTACTGCCGACGGTAGGCAGTCTCAGTCGATTGATCGGGCTGGTGATGGTCGTAAGTGCCATACCCACGTTCCTGACGCGAGGTTCATTCGCTGTTCGGCGCCAAAGCCTCGTCGTCGTGCTCCTTGGCCTCTTCGTTCTGTGGACTTTCGCCAGCCTGCTTTGGAGCGTTGAAGCCTCGAGTACTCTCAACTATGCCTCTACGTTCACGCAGATTCTACTATTCGTCATCGTCATCTGGCAGGTGAGTACGTATCCTGCGGCTGTACAAGCCATTCAGCAGGCTTACGTCATAGGCTGCACACTGGCTGGGCTAGACGGGATCAGGAATTTCATCTTGGACAACGAGGCGGTCTTCCGGCGCTTCGCCGTTTCCAATACGGATCCAAACGACTACGCGCTCGCGCTCGCCCTAGGCATACCGATGGCATGGCAATTGTTCGCCACGGGCCGCGGCTGGTGGCGCTTCCTCAACCTCCTTTTCATACCTGTGGCCCTGGGAATGATAGTGCTTTCCGCGTCGCGCGGCGGAACCATCGCGGCCCTGGTCGCGCTACTGGTGGTGCCTCTGGGGCTAAGAACGCTAGACCGGTTCGGACGGCGCGCAGTCCTTAGCTTGGTGGTCGCCAGCGCTCTGGCCGTTCCCGTGTTCTGGAACGACATAGCAGCCGTCGTGGGCAGCAACATCGAGCGGATCGGCACGATCGGGACGGAGATTACCTCAGGAACCCTGAACGAAAGAGAGGTGCTCTGGGCGGCCGGCATGGAGGCCCTGTCGAGGCGGCCTATCATCGGCGTCGGGGGCGGTGCATTCCCGGCGGCCATCGAGAAAGTGTCCGGCCTGCGCTCGCCTGCCCACAACACGTTCATCTCCGTTGCTGTCGAGACCGGCACCGTCGGCTTCGTGCTTTTCGTCGCCATCCTCGCGGTGGCCATTACCCCGCACCTACGTGCCTTCAACGCGCGCTCGATGCCCAGTATCGTGCTGTTCGCTACTTTGCTGATTGGAATCGTTCCTCTGACCTGGGAGTTCCGGAAGCCGACATGGCTGGTCATCGCGCTTCTATTGTTGACGCGCGGCGTTCTGGTCGGTCGCTTCACCGCCCCCGGATCCGCTGCCGCCCCGGTTAGTGATGGCAGCGCCCAGGAAGTCGCGGTGGAGCGACGGCCCTGACTTGAACGTAGGCCAGTTGGGAAATCACGGATGGTCAGTGCCGGACGCGAATACGGGGGCGCGGAAAACGGTCCATGGACACCCACGTTCCCGCGGTTTTGGGGGA encodes:
- a CDS encoding oligosaccharide flippase family protein — translated: MLLRHGVHYLVARGLPGVLNFLAIAIYTRLLNPDQYGAYTLTIAAVGAADAVLLRWLRLTLLRFLPKAGNDATTTLATLFRMYLALALGVSALTIASAWLFIANDFTRQLVLLGAGIFVVQGAFEITTERERSVLSPMRYGFYSGSKALIGLLIGAGLAAAGMGAIGLLIGLIASMLFPLIALGGATEWLAAARKRFDPELARQLARYGLPLAATGALAFVISSSDRFMLAGFIDQAAAGQYAVGYDLAQFTLGMLLTIVNLAAYPLIVSAFEKEGSAAAQQMLRWTLRLLLVIGLPAAIGLSILAQNIAAVMVGAEFRAAAAVIIPGIAIAALVAGLKSFYLDLSFQLSGSTIIQVWIVIITASLNVGLNVLLIPRVGILGAVYATLAAQLVAMLLSWGFGRREFVVPLPDKEAFPIFLAAAAMGAGLVLISGWRGPLALLAQVAIGVTLYALCLLIIDRRFFHKLASYGS
- a CDS encoding O-antigen ligase family protein, which encodes MRPATMGSVTQRLAFLSVLLFVLVLPIENVFVLPTVGSLSRLIGLVMVVSAIPTFLTRGSFAVRRQSLVVVLLGLFVLWTFASLLWSVEASSTLNYASTFTQILLFVIVIWQVSTYPAAVQAIQQAYVIGCTLAGLDGIRNFILDNEAVFRRFAVSNTDPNDYALALALGIPMAWQLFATGRGWWRFLNLLFIPVALGMIVLSASRGGTIAALVALLVVPLGLRTLDRFGRRAVLSLVVASALAVPVFWNDIAAVVGSNIERIGTIGTEITSGTLNEREVLWAAGMEALSRRPIIGVGGGAFPAAIEKVSGLRSPAHNTFISVAVETGTVGFVLFVAILAVAITPHLRAFNARSMPSIVLFATLLIGIVPLTWEFRKPTWLVIALLLLTRGVLVGRFTAPGSAAAPVSDGSAQEVAVERRP
- a CDS encoding DegT/DnrJ/EryC1/StrS aminotransferase family protein; amino-acid sequence: MSTVLTPPNIDWAPWPTFNEEQVQAVADVLRSGRVNQWTGSEVREFEKDYASYLGRAHAVAVMNGTAALELALKALGVGAGDEVITTPRTFIASASSAVLQGATPVFADVDRDSGNITADTIEKVITPRTKAIIVVHLGGWPADMDAIMRLARANGILVIEDCAQAHGASHKGRPVGSFGDAAAFSFCQDKIITTGGEGGMVALDDEAAWNVAWSYKDHGKSYDAVFHREHAPGFRWLHESFGTNWRMTEIQAVLGRLQLRDLPETLRVRNENAKILREALAEQPALRIPAVEPPDIHAYYKFYVYVVPEALKDDWSRDRVQVELNATGVPVTSGSCSEIYNEVAFTALNMNPAEPLPFAKELGETSLMFQVHPGLAEASLRQAADAVNDVLARATR
- a CDS encoding glycosyltransferase yields the protein MRPLRVALLLPSLTGGGAERVTLNLIEGLVELGCEVDLVLFTATGDLVGAVPEGANVVDLRCERALRSPLPIARYLRKRRPAVMVANMGHTNLVALLARSLARVPTRLVLTEHSTVSATAAGLKDRAYRLLAKMAYPSAESIVAVSKGVAESLVANLGLAEGTIDVIYNPVLAKRYWQALEVPAEHPWFGADQPPVVLGAGRLVAPKDFPTLIKAFARVRETREARLMIIGEGPERSALESLIREQGLGGSVLLPGFASNPVALMAGASAFVLSSVREGLPTVLIEALASGVPVVSTDCESGPREILQGGRLGRLVPVGDIGALATAIAEALDSAHEKVDPEFLEVYTPISAARQYLDAAGYHG
- a CDS encoding CpsD/CapB family tyrosine-protein kinase: MTEQQVVKISFREAFHFLVRGFLPALAVAVAAGLLAYFATRDPVPIYRSTAILLATRPATGYSGSVNILEPTQVDPDVYRSAIVQGGLLEAALANVFGETPSIQQLTEWRRRVRVRVDENLISGLVRIEVDDKDPEVAAHVANALSDSLLAWDRDRVTRNLQATATALSRSVALLGAQIATAEQAGDDATAQVLKATRDQRLGQLRAADALNLSAVVLGLLEPFKSAVVEPDPVNDKALFMTVIAFALFFVLSYVVMFFAGITDPRIRNTDDLTKATGIEPMTTLPDERRGPAFLEALARLALPLPTTAALTAPTSGTSPAAGQVIVVTSPTTVRERSLLARHLAMAYARAGWRVLLVDADLKEGFISASLSAAPLTTSLVELLRGVEDAGPGSIANGSGTHFDLIPAGTVPIDGGALLLGRRISWLIGRWRSKYDVVVIDSTALAASAGTLSMARDADAVVLVAKANSTRIAAAQEAVRELKRAGSSFIGTVLAGVGAPLRGSKAPRRGAMTASPDMKSTQVTHAARAKVVQRPRRGA